The nucleotide window TCGGAGAACACGATCTCGGCGAGAGCCTGTCGGTTCAGCTCCACCTTGTCGGCTTGGGCCGCATTGGAGGCGACAGCGGTGCCATAACGCTCCAGGACAGCCCTGCAGCCTGCACTGCCCGGGGCCAGAGCATCCCGGGCATAGCGATCGGCATCCAGCACAGGGATGCCGTGGTCGCTCAACCAGCGCCCCACGCTGCTTTTGCCGGATGCAATGCCGCCGGTGAGACCAATGCGGCGTTGGCTGGGCATGGTGCGGCGGCAGGATACCTTCAGTGTCTCGCGTAGATCCGTGGTTGATGCCGCTCCAAGGGTTTCATCCGACTGGTTGCCGGTGGCAGGGGGAATTACTGCGCCAAAGGGATTCAGGGCCTCAGGGATCACTGCTGGACTGAAGGCTTCTGCAAAGCCTGATCTCGCCTTGGTGCTGGCCCCCGAAGGCGCTGCCTGCGCTGGGGCTTTCACCCGATCGGTGGTGCGTGCCGCCTGTGTGGATCTTTGCGACGACCGGCTGCGTGAAGGGGGCGGTCAGGCGAGGGCGGTGCTGATCAATTCCGGCCAGGCCAATGCCTGTACGGGCGATCGGGGTCTGATCGACAGCCAGCGCGCCACCCAGGCGCTGGCGGACCGCCTGGGTCTGAATGGTGAGGCTGTGCTGATCTGCTCCACCGGGGTGATCGGTGTGCCGATCCCGATGGAGGTGTTGCTGGGTGGTCTGGACCCTTTGGTGGAAGCGTTGAATGCTGAGGGTGGAGCTGCTGCTGCCAAAGCCATCCTCACCACGGACCTAGTGGAGAAAGAGATCGCTTTTGAAGCGGAGCTGGATGGCCGCTCGGTGCGGATTGGTGGCATGGCCAAAGGTTCCGGCATGATCCATCCCGACATGGCCACCATGCTCGGGTTCATTTGTTGCGATGCGGCGGTGCCTCCCCCGGAGTGGCAAGCCATGTTGCGGCGGGCGGTTGAACGCTCCTTCAACGCCATCACCGTCGACGGAGACACCAGTACCAATGACACTGTGCTGGCCTTCGCCGCTGGAGACCCCGTGGCGCCGTCGTGTCACGCCAAGCTCGAGGAAGGTCTGACCCTGGTGGCGCAGCATCTCGCCAGAGCGATTGCCCGGGATGGGGAAGGCGCCACCTGTCTGATCGAGGTTCAGGTGGAGGGAGCGTCCACCGAAGCCGGAGCACTCAAGATTGCGCGCACGATCTGCAGCTCCTCATTGGTGAAGACGGCCGTTCATGGCCGCGACCCCAACTGGGGGCGGATTGTTGCAGCAGCCGGCCGGTCCGGAGTGGTGTTCGATGCCGATGCCGTCGCCCTTTGGATCGGGCCGCATCAGCTCATGGCGGCGGGCCAACCCCTGGCGTTTGACCGTGCCGCCGCATCGGCCTATCTCAGTGAGCGGGCGTATGGCCGTTACCTGGTGGAGGACTCGGTTCAGATTCGGCTTGCCGTTGGTTCAGGGGCCGGTGAAGGAACGGCCTGGGGATGTGACTTATCGGATCAATATGTGCGCATCAACGCCGATTACACCACTTGATCAAAAATGTAGTGATACCAGAGTGTTCGGGGTTCTCAACTGCGCTAGTGCAAAAGAGGTGGAAACCATAACTCACGTATCCAGTCTTAAATCAGAGGGTAGTAAGTCAAAAAAATCCCCCTTAGGGATACAGACCTCAGGGTGCTGCTCGCCCTCATAACTCGACCTCTTCAGGTTGCTCTCTGTGCCTCTGCGCGAGGAGTAGGGGAACCGACTGAACAGGTGGAGAGCACCGCTCTTGGTGCGGATGCCCGCTGCCCCTCTGTTCCAAAACTCTTGGGTTGCCAGGACGCCAAAAACTGCCGTCACAACAGTTGTTTTGACCATGCCTGGATCAATCGGGTACGCCCGTTGTTCCAGCACCTCCAAGACACTGCTGCTCAGACCGATGAACTGGAGAGTGCTGGATGCGTTGCGGGGTTCGCCGAGAAGGTGTCCTCTCGTGCCCCTCTGGAGAAACGTCACCAGTTGCGTGCCTGCCTGGAGACGCACCAGAACGGAGATGAACTG belongs to Synechococcus sp. WH 7805 and includes:
- the argJ gene encoding bifunctional glutamate N-acetyltransferase/amino-acid acetyltransferase ArgJ, which produces MVRRQDTFSVSRRSVVDAAPRVSSDWLPVAGGITAPKGFRASGITAGLKASAKPDLALVLAPEGAACAGAFTRSVVRAACVDLCDDRLREGGGQARAVLINSGQANACTGDRGLIDSQRATQALADRLGLNGEAVLICSTGVIGVPIPMEVLLGGLDPLVEALNAEGGAAAAKAILTTDLVEKEIAFEAELDGRSVRIGGMAKGSGMIHPDMATMLGFICCDAAVPPPEWQAMLRRAVERSFNAITVDGDTSTNDTVLAFAAGDPVAPSCHAKLEEGLTLVAQHLARAIARDGEGATCLIEVQVEGASTEAGALKIARTICSSSLVKTAVHGRDPNWGRIVAAAGRSGVVFDADAVALWIGPHQLMAAGQPLAFDRAAASAYLSERAYGRYLVEDSVQIRLAVGSGAGEGTAWGCDLSDQYVRINADYTT